The proteins below come from a single ANME-2 cluster archaeon genomic window:
- a CDS encoding glycosidase — protein sequence MLNKNEVFHRSKKNPILTAADWPYSCNSVFNPGAIKFEDHTLLLVRVEDHRGFSHLTVARSRNGVDGWEIDTSPTLMPDPANYPEEIWGIEDPRITYIEEINQWAVVYTAYSEGGPLVSIATTRDFHTFERIGAVMPPEDKDAALFPVKFNGRWAMIHRPVSTFGGVGAHTWISYSYDFKHWGDHKILIHSRKGGWWDADKIGLSPPPLRTSEGWLILYHGVRRTISGGIYRLGLALLDLEDPSKVLHRSDNWIFGPKEWYEREGDVSDVVFPCGWIEENGEIRMYYGCADTSIALATAKLPDILEYLKQ from the coding sequence ATGCTGAATAAGAATGAAGTATTTCATCGCTCTAAAAAAAATCCCATCCTTACTGCTGCTGATTGGCCCTATTCCTGCAATTCCGTTTTCAATCCCGGAGCAATAAAATTCGAAGATCATACTTTACTGCTGGTGCGAGTAGAGGACCATCGTGGTTTTTCTCATTTAACTGTTGCTAGAAGCCGCAATGGGGTAGATGGCTGGGAGATCGATACAAGTCCTACATTAATGCCTGACCCTGCCAACTATCCGGAAGAGATCTGGGGTATCGAAGATCCGCGTATCACCTATATTGAAGAAATAAATCAGTGGGCTGTGGTCTATACTGCATATTCTGAGGGTGGTCCCTTAGTCTCAATAGCCACTACCAGGGACTTTCATACGTTTGAACGGATAGGGGCTGTAATGCCGCCGGAAGATAAGGATGCGGCATTGTTTCCAGTGAAATTCAATGGACGATGGGCTATGATTCATCGACCGGTCTCTACATTTGGCGGGGTTGGTGCACACACCTGGATATCATATTCTTATGACTTTAAACACTGGGGTGATCATAAGATCTTGATTCATTCCCGCAAAGGCGGGTGGTGGGATGCTGATAAGATAGGTCTCTCTCCACCTCCCCTGCGCACATCTGAAGGGTGGCTGATATTGTATCATGGGGTTCGGAGAACTATTTCAGGAGGAATTTATCGTCTGGGTCTGGCACTGTTGGATCTTGAAGATCCATCAAAGGTATTGCATCGTTCCGACAACTGGATTTTTGGTCCCAAAGAGTGGTATGAACGAGAAGGCGATGTGAGTGATGTTGTTTTCCCTTGTGGATGGATTGAGGAGAATGGTGAGATACGTATGTATTACGGCTGTGCAGATACATCTATAGCGCTTGCAACAGCAAAATTACCAGACATCCTTGAATATTTAAAACAGTGA